One region of Caldimonas thermodepolymerans genomic DNA includes:
- a CDS encoding propionate--CoA ligase encodes MRYEDFHRRSITDRDGFWGEQARLIDWETPPQTICDYSNPPFARWFVGGRTNLCHNAVDRHLRDRADQNALIYVSTETDQEQAYSFRELHAEVMRMAAILQSLGVRQSDRVLIYMPMVPQAVFAMLACARIGAIHSVVFGGFASVSLASRIDDARPTVIVSADAGSRGGKVVAYKPLLDEAIRLAQHKPSKVLLVDRGLAPMERVEGRDVDYAALREQHLDAQVQCTWVEATHPSYTLYTSGTTGRPKGVQRDTGGYAVALAASMRHIFCGNAGETYFSTSDIGWVVGHSYIVYGPLIAGMATILYEGLPIRPDAGIWWRLVEKYKVTVMFSAPTAVRVLKKQDPAWLTKYDLSSLRALFLAGEPLDEPTARWIADALGRPVIDNYWQTETGWPILTIANGVEPRPSRFGSPGVPMYGYDVKLLHEVTGEELTGPNQKGVVAIEGPLPPGCMQTVWGDDARFVSTYWSSFPGRMAYSTFDWGIRDADGYYFILGRTDDVINVAGHRLGTREIEECISSHPAVAEVAVVGVADSLKGQVAMAFAVPKDAGAVETPQQQLQLEGDIMKLVDQKLGAVARPARVRFVTVLPKTRSGKLLRRAIQAVCEHRDPGDLTTIEDPTALEQIKALVASA; translated from the coding sequence ATGCGCTACGAGGATTTCCACCGCCGCTCGATCACCGACCGCGACGGGTTCTGGGGTGAACAGGCCCGGCTCATCGACTGGGAGACCCCGCCGCAGACCATCTGCGACTACAGCAACCCGCCGTTTGCCCGGTGGTTCGTGGGCGGGCGCACCAACCTGTGCCACAACGCGGTGGACCGCCACCTGCGCGACCGTGCCGACCAGAACGCGCTGATCTACGTTTCCACCGAGACCGACCAGGAGCAGGCCTACAGCTTCCGCGAGCTGCACGCCGAGGTGATGCGCATGGCGGCCATCCTGCAGTCGCTGGGCGTCAGGCAGAGCGACCGGGTGCTGATCTACATGCCGATGGTGCCGCAGGCGGTGTTCGCGATGCTGGCCTGCGCGCGCATCGGCGCGATCCACTCGGTGGTGTTCGGCGGCTTCGCCAGCGTGAGCCTGGCCAGCCGCATCGACGACGCGCGGCCCACCGTCATCGTCAGCGCCGACGCCGGCAGCCGCGGCGGCAAGGTGGTGGCCTACAAGCCCTTGCTGGACGAGGCCATCCGGCTGGCACAGCACAAGCCGTCGAAGGTGCTGCTGGTCGACCGGGGCCTGGCGCCGATGGAGCGGGTCGAGGGGCGCGACGTCGACTATGCCGCGCTGCGCGAGCAGCACCTCGACGCCCAGGTGCAGTGCACCTGGGTGGAGGCCACCCACCCGAGCTACACCCTGTACACCAGCGGCACGACGGGGCGGCCCAAGGGCGTGCAGCGCGACACCGGCGGCTACGCCGTCGCGCTGGCCGCCAGCATGCGCCACATCTTCTGCGGCAACGCGGGCGAGACCTATTTCTCCACCAGCGACATCGGCTGGGTGGTCGGGCACAGCTACATCGTCTACGGCCCGCTGATCGCCGGCATGGCGACCATCCTCTATGAAGGCCTGCCGATCCGGCCCGACGCCGGCATCTGGTGGCGGCTGGTCGAGAAGTACAAGGTCACGGTGATGTTCAGCGCCCCGACTGCGGTGCGGGTGCTGAAGAAGCAGGACCCGGCCTGGCTGACGAAGTACGACCTGTCCTCGCTGCGCGCGCTGTTCCTGGCCGGCGAGCCGCTGGACGAGCCGACCGCGCGCTGGATCGCCGACGCGCTGGGCCGCCCGGTGATCGACAACTACTGGCAGACCGAGACCGGCTGGCCCATCCTGACGATCGCCAACGGGGTGGAGCCGCGCCCGAGCCGCTTCGGCTCGCCGGGGGTGCCGATGTACGGCTACGACGTCAAGCTGCTGCACGAGGTGACCGGCGAGGAGCTGACCGGCCCGAACCAGAAGGGCGTGGTCGCGATCGAGGGCCCGTTGCCTCCCGGTTGCATGCAGACCGTCTGGGGTGACGACGCACGCTTCGTCAGCACCTACTGGAGCAGCTTCCCCGGGCGCATGGCGTACAGCACCTTCGACTGGGGCATCCGCGACGCCGACGGCTACTACTTCATCCTGGGCCGCACCGACGACGTCATCAACGTCGCCGGCCACCGCTTGGGCACGCGCGAGATCGAGGAATGCATCTCCAGCCACCCGGCGGTGGCCGAGGTGGCGGTGGTCGGCGTGGCCGATTCGCTCAAGGGCCAGGTCGCGATGGCGTTCGCCGTGCCCAAGGATGCGGGCGCGGTGGAGACGCCGCAGCAGCAGCTGCAGCTCGAGGGCGACATCATGAAGCTGGTGGACCAGAAGCTGGGCGCCGTGGCCCGGCCGGCGCGGGTGCGCTTCGTCACCGTGCTGCCCAAGACCCGCTCGGGCAAGCTGCTGCGCCGCG
- a CDS encoding C40 family peptidase yields MPPRAAFPTFRLFLCLLASLAAPACATPDVAADPVTQLLQERGLIPAEATADATAPPPASDQGLMSQVRHKASELVMTAMNFLGVPYRRGGNTAEEGFDCSGFTRHIFEQSLGLVLPRRADEQARAPGLLQVRRDELKPGDLVFFNTLRRTFSHVGIYVGDGKFIHSPRAGAEIRIEDMRVAYWRKRFTGARRPAALAEPAPPAAEWTALDLHQP; encoded by the coding sequence ATGCCGCCGCGCGCCGCCTTCCCCACCTTCCGGCTGTTCCTGTGCCTGCTGGCCTCGCTGGCGGCGCCGGCTTGCGCGACGCCGGACGTGGCGGCCGACCCGGTCACCCAGCTGCTCCAGGAACGCGGCCTGATCCCGGCCGAAGCCACGGCGGACGCCACGGCGCCGCCCCCCGCGTCCGACCAGGGGCTGATGTCCCAGGTCCGGCACAAGGCCTCCGAGCTGGTCATGACAGCGATGAACTTCCTCGGCGTGCCCTACCGCCGCGGCGGCAACACCGCCGAGGAAGGCTTCGACTGCAGCGGCTTCACGCGCCATATCTTCGAGCAGAGCCTCGGACTGGTGCTGCCGCGCCGCGCCGACGAGCAGGCCCGCGCGCCGGGGCTGCTGCAGGTCCGGCGTGACGAACTGAAACCCGGGGACCTGGTGTTCTTCAACACCCTGCGGCGCACCTTCTCCCACGTCGGGATCTACGTCGGCGACGGCAAGTTCATCCATTCCCCGCGCGCCGGCGCCGAAATCCGCATCGAGGACATGCGGGTCGCCTACTGGCGCAAGCGCTTCACCGGCGCGCGCCGCCCCGCCGCGCTGGCCGAACCGGCGCCCCCGGCGGCCGAGTGGACCGCGCTGGACCTGCATCAACCCTGA
- the moaA gene encoding GTP 3',8-cyclase MoaA translates to MTGKVIPLADHRYAASVPVVPSTAAAPDGRLLDRLHRPLRDLRISVTDRCNFRCSYCMPKDVFGKDYAFLPQSSLLTFEELTRVARIFVAHGVRKIRLTGGEPLLRRHLERLIEMLAALRTVDGEPLDLTLTTNGSLLERKAQALKDAGLRRVTVSLDALDDAVFRRMNDVDFPVAAVLRGIEAAQRVGLGPIKVNMVVKRGTNDHEILPMARHFRSTPVVLRFIEYMDVGATNGWRMDEVLPSAEVIRRIDAEMPLEPLEPAQPGETAQRWRYADGAGEIGVISSVTQAFCRDCNRARLSTEGKLFLCLFAERGHDLRALLRGSYSDEQIAAAIGLIWQGRDDRYSELRGQQQAAPGSGQQRVEMHYIGG, encoded by the coding sequence ATGACCGGAAAAGTCATCCCCCTTGCGGATCATCGGTACGCCGCCAGCGTGCCGGTCGTGCCGTCCACGGCGGCCGCGCCCGACGGCCGGCTCCTCGACCGCCTGCACCGGCCGCTGCGCGACCTGCGCATCTCGGTGACCGACCGGTGCAACTTCCGCTGCAGCTACTGCATGCCGAAGGACGTGTTCGGCAAGGACTACGCCTTCCTGCCGCAGAGCTCGCTGCTGACCTTCGAGGAGCTGACCCGGGTCGCGCGCATCTTCGTCGCCCACGGCGTGCGCAAGATCCGCCTGACCGGCGGCGAGCCCCTGCTGCGCCGCCACCTGGAGCGGCTGATCGAGATGCTGGCCGCGCTGCGCACCGTCGACGGCGAGCCGCTGGACCTGACGCTGACCACCAACGGCTCGCTGCTCGAGCGCAAGGCCCAGGCGCTGAAGGACGCCGGCCTGCGGCGCGTGACCGTGAGCCTGGATGCGCTCGACGACGCCGTGTTCCGCCGCATGAACGACGTGGACTTCCCGGTCGCCGCGGTGTTGCGCGGCATCGAGGCGGCGCAGCGCGTCGGGCTCGGGCCGATCAAGGTCAACATGGTGGTCAAGCGCGGCACCAACGACCACGAGATCCTGCCGATGGCGCGGCACTTCCGCAGCACGCCCGTCGTGCTGCGCTTCATCGAGTACATGGATGTCGGCGCCACCAACGGCTGGCGCATGGACGAGGTGCTGCCCTCGGCCGAGGTGATCCGCCGCATCGACGCCGAGATGCCGCTCGAGCCGCTGGAGCCGGCACAGCCGGGCGAGACCGCGCAGCGCTGGCGCTATGCCGACGGCGCGGGCGAGATCGGCGTGATCTCCAGCGTCACCCAGGCGTTCTGCCGTGACTGCAACCGGGCCCGCCTGTCCACCGAGGGCAAGCTGTTCCTGTGCCTGTTCGCCGAGCGCGGCCACGACCTGCGCGCGCTGCTGCGCGGCAGCTACTCCGACGAGCAGATCGCCGCGGCGATCGGCCTGATCTGGCAGGGGCGCGACGACCGCTACTCCGAGCTGCGCGGGCAGCAGCAGGCTGCCCCCGGCAGCGGCCAGCAGCGCGTCGAGATGCACTACATCGGGGGCTGA
- the mobA gene encoding molybdenum cofactor guanylyltransferase MobA encodes MSIAPEQITGLILAGGRGSRMGGVDKGLQNFRGMPLALHALLRLAPQVGSVMINANRNLGAYEAFGAPVWPDALPDYAGPLAGFLTGLEHCETPYLVTVPCDTPLFPEDLVARLADALAQADADIAMVRTGEQVQPVFCLLKSSLVESLVRFTHEGGRKIDRWTAQHRCIEVPFDDESAFFNANTLEELRQLEASHG; translated from the coding sequence ATGAGCATTGCGCCCGAGCAGATCACGGGCCTGATCCTCGCCGGCGGCCGCGGCAGCCGCATGGGTGGCGTGGACAAGGGATTGCAGAACTTCCGCGGCATGCCGCTGGCGCTGCACGCACTGCTGCGGCTCGCCCCGCAAGTGGGCAGCGTGATGATCAACGCCAACCGCAACCTGGGCGCCTACGAAGCCTTCGGCGCGCCGGTCTGGCCCGACGCGCTGCCGGACTACGCCGGGCCGCTGGCCGGCTTCCTGACCGGCCTGGAGCATTGCGAGACGCCCTACCTGGTCACGGTACCCTGCGACACCCCGCTGTTCCCCGAGGACCTGGTCGCCCGGCTGGCCGACGCGCTGGCGCAGGCCGACGCCGACATCGCGATGGTCCGCACCGGCGAGCAGGTGCAGCCGGTGTTCTGCCTGCTCAAGAGCTCCCTGGTGGAGAGCTTGGTGCGCTTCACCCACGAGGGCGGTCGCAAGATCGACCGCTGGACGGCGCAACACCGCTGTATCGAGGTGCCCTTCGACGATGAGTCTGCTTTCTTCAATGCCAACACCCTGGAAGAACTCCGGCAGCTCGAGGCCTCCCATGGCTGA
- a CDS encoding GNAT family N-acetyltransferase, whose amino-acid sequence MAETVTPLIRRLEPQDLPAYKALRDEALERHPESFVSDPATERMRSPESYLGRLGWSEAMGGTFLLGAWLGDELAGSIACERELMPKIRHRANIVGMYVRERHTRHGIGRQLLGAAIDLARQADGLEMLVLTVTASNERAVRMYERAGFRIYGLLPRAIRIETGTRVRYYDKAHMMLEL is encoded by the coding sequence ATGGCTGAGACCGTCACGCCGCTGATCCGCCGGCTCGAGCCGCAGGACCTGCCCGCCTACAAGGCGCTGCGGGACGAAGCGCTGGAGCGACACCCGGAATCGTTCGTCTCCGACCCGGCCACCGAACGCATGCGCTCGCCCGAGAGCTACCTGGGGCGGCTCGGCTGGTCCGAGGCGATGGGCGGCACCTTCCTGCTGGGCGCCTGGCTGGGCGACGAGCTGGCCGGCAGCATCGCCTGCGAACGCGAGCTGATGCCCAAGATCCGGCACCGCGCCAACATCGTCGGCATGTACGTGCGCGAACGCCACACCCGCCACGGCATCGGCCGCCAGCTGCTCGGCGCCGCGATCGACCTGGCGCGCCAGGCCGACGGGCTGGAGATGCTGGTGCTCACGGTGACCGCTTCCAACGAACGCGCGGTGCGCATGTACGAGCGCGCCGGCTTCCGCATCTACGGCCTGCTGCCGCGCGCGATCCGCATCGAGACCGGCACGCGGGTGCGCTACTACGACAAGGCCCACATGATGCTCGAGCTATGA
- the glp gene encoding gephyrin-like molybdotransferase Glp: MSTTTLPPSLEQVASCLGGYDPKALPVAQAQEFIARFVPRVQAVEKLALRAALGRVLAADVVSPIDVPAHDNSAMDGYALRGTELATDAPTRLKVAGSGFAGQQFEGEVPPGACVRIMTGAVMPAGLDTVVPQEFTTLEGDTVVIPPGVVRPGDNRRLRGEDLARGQAALRQGKVLGPADLGLIASLGQAEVPVWRRLRVAFFSTGDELRSIGEPLDAGCVYDSNRYTLHGMLQRLGVELLDLGVVRDDAAALEAALRTAADSADVIITSGGVSVGEADYTRQVIERLGEVAFWRIAMRPGRPMAFGRIWSAGPGSRSAVFFGLPGNPVAVMVTFYAFVRDALLRMGGAEPRPLPMLRARAAGAIRKKPGRTEYQRVVVEREGSEWVARVTGSQGSGILRSMSEANGLLVLPHEQGNVAAGDPVDVLPFEGLV; this comes from the coding sequence ATGAGCACCACGACCCTTCCCCCTTCCCTCGAACAGGTCGCCTCCTGCCTCGGAGGCTACGACCCGAAAGCCCTGCCGGTGGCGCAGGCGCAGGAGTTCATCGCGCGCTTCGTGCCGCGCGTGCAGGCCGTCGAGAAGCTCGCGCTGCGCGCCGCGCTGGGCCGCGTGCTGGCCGCCGACGTGGTTTCCCCGATCGACGTGCCGGCGCACGACAACTCGGCCATGGACGGCTATGCACTACGGGGCACCGAGCTGGCCACCGACGCACCGACGCGCCTGAAGGTCGCCGGCAGCGGCTTTGCCGGCCAGCAGTTCGAGGGCGAGGTGCCGCCGGGGGCCTGCGTGCGCATCATGACCGGCGCGGTGATGCCCGCCGGGCTGGACACCGTGGTGCCGCAGGAGTTCACGACGCTCGAAGGCGACACGGTGGTGATCCCGCCCGGCGTGGTGCGCCCCGGCGACAACCGGCGCCTGCGCGGCGAGGACCTGGCGCGCGGGCAGGCCGCGCTGCGCCAGGGCAAGGTGCTGGGCCCGGCCGACCTGGGCCTGATCGCCTCGCTGGGCCAGGCCGAGGTGCCGGTCTGGCGCCGCCTGCGCGTGGCCTTCTTCTCCACCGGCGACGAGCTGCGCTCGATCGGCGAGCCGCTGGACGCCGGCTGCGTCTACGACAGCAACCGCTACACGCTGCACGGCATGCTGCAGCGCCTGGGCGTCGAGCTGCTGGACCTGGGCGTGGTGCGCGACGACGCCGCGGCGCTGGAAGCGGCGCTGCGCACCGCCGCCGACAGCGCCGACGTGATCATCACCTCGGGCGGGGTGTCGGTCGGCGAGGCCGACTACACCAGGCAGGTAATCGAGCGGCTCGGCGAAGTGGCGTTCTGGCGCATCGCGATGCGCCCCGGCCGGCCGATGGCCTTCGGCCGCATCTGGAGCGCCGGGCCGGGCTCGCGCTCGGCGGTGTTCTTCGGGCTGCCGGGCAATCCGGTGGCGGTGATGGTGACCTTCTACGCCTTCGTGCGCGACGCGCTGCTGCGCATGGGCGGTGCCGAACCCCGGCCGCTGCCGATGCTGCGCGCACGCGCCGCCGGCGCGATCCGCAAGAAGCCGGGTCGCACCGAGTACCAGCGCGTGGTCGTGGAGCGCGAAGGCAGCGAGTGGGTGGCCCGCGTCACGGGCTCGCAGGGCTCGGGCATCCTGCGCTCGATGTCCGAAGCCAACGGGTTGCTGGTGCTGCCCCACGAGCAGGGCAACGTCGCAGCCGGCGACCCGGTCGACGTGCTGCCCTTCGAAGGCCTGGTCTGA
- a CDS encoding efflux RND transporter permease subunit — MQLPEISIRRPVFATVLSLLLVLVGLVSFTRLQVREYPRIDEPVVTVSTTLTGASAEVIESQVTKPLEDSIAGIDGVDIITSISRQERSQITVRFKLEKDPDDAAADVRDRVSRVRGRLPDEVDEPIISKVEADAFPTIWLAFTSTSQSVSPLQITDIANRIIKPRLQTVPGVADVLVRGEREFAMRVWLDPDKLAAYQVTVQDVEDALRKQNLEVPAGRIEGQAREFSVTAQTNLTTPAQFEEIALRQVNGYTVRLRDVARVEEAPASERSSTRLNGTYSVSLGVVRQATANPLEVSAGVQAMLPRIQEELPPGMRVQVANDTSVFIDRSVKSVYSTIVEAVVLVALVVFVFLRTLRASIIPLVTIPVSLIGAFALMSAAGFTINTLTLLALVLAIGLVVDDAIVVLENIYRHIEEGMTPFAAAIRGAKEIGFAVVAMTLTLVAVYAPLAFTPGRTGRLFVEFALTLAGAVLVSGFVALTLSPMLCSKLLRHTANPTRFDRFMERGLDKVVELYAGALGWTLQRRWLVVAVMLACGAGSWVLFKNMRSELAPMEDRGTVLVNVRAPDGSTLGYTEKYMQEIERIGMQYPEFDRVFIVAGNPTVTQGVSFLRTVDWSERKRTTMELAQDLQPKMAALPGINAFPVTPPSLGQGMRERSVNFVIMTSDSYANLSQVAQRFVDEMKRHGGFVQPDTDLELNKPEIYIDVDRERAADAGVAVEQVARTIETMLGGRKVTRYKRDAEQYDVIVQTEASGRSRPDDIERLFVRGRDNRMIPLSSLVRVREAVSPRELNHFNQRRSVSITANLAPGFSLGEALDFLDAKANELLPQGYSTELNGVSREFRSSSGALGLVFVLALLFIFLVLSAQFESFVDPFVIMLSVPMSMLGALVALKLTGGTLNVYSQIGLITLVGLITKHGILIVEFANQQRQKGEAVLEAVKHAAALRLRPIMMTTGAMVLGALPLALAHGAGAESRQQIGWVIVGGMTLGTLLTIFVVPTMYTLFARQATPGPITTPVPPAEVDASV, encoded by the coding sequence ATGCAACTGCCCGAGATTTCCATTCGCCGCCCGGTCTTCGCGACCGTGCTGTCGCTGCTGCTGGTCCTGGTCGGCCTGGTCAGCTTCACCCGGCTGCAGGTGCGCGAGTACCCGCGCATCGACGAGCCGGTGGTGACGGTCAGCACCACGCTGACCGGTGCCTCGGCCGAGGTGATCGAGTCGCAGGTCACCAAGCCGCTGGAGGACTCCATCGCCGGCATCGACGGGGTGGACATCATCACCTCGATCTCGCGCCAGGAGCGCAGCCAGATCACGGTGCGCTTCAAGCTCGAGAAGGACCCGGACGACGCCGCGGCCGACGTGCGCGACCGCGTCTCGCGCGTGCGCGGGCGCCTGCCGGACGAGGTCGACGAGCCGATCATCTCCAAGGTCGAGGCCGACGCCTTCCCGACCATCTGGCTGGCCTTCACCAGCACCTCGCAGTCGGTGTCGCCGCTGCAGATCACCGACATCGCCAACCGCATCATCAAGCCGCGCCTGCAGACCGTGCCGGGCGTGGCCGACGTGCTGGTGCGCGGCGAGCGCGAGTTCGCGATGCGCGTCTGGCTCGATCCGGACAAGCTCGCGGCCTACCAGGTCACGGTGCAGGACGTCGAGGACGCGCTGCGCAAGCAGAACCTGGAGGTGCCGGCCGGGCGCATCGAGGGGCAGGCGCGCGAGTTCAGCGTCACGGCGCAGACCAACCTGACCACCCCGGCGCAGTTCGAGGAGATCGCGCTGCGCCAGGTCAACGGCTACACGGTGCGGTTGCGCGACGTCGCGCGTGTCGAGGAGGCGCCCGCCAGCGAGCGCTCCAGCACGCGCCTGAACGGCACCTACTCGGTCTCGCTCGGCGTGGTGCGGCAGGCCACCGCCAACCCGCTGGAGGTGTCTGCCGGCGTGCAGGCCATGCTGCCGCGCATCCAGGAGGAACTGCCGCCGGGCATGCGCGTGCAGGTCGCCAACGACACCTCGGTGTTCATCGACCGCTCGGTGAAGTCGGTCTACTCGACCATCGTCGAGGCGGTGGTGCTGGTGGCGCTGGTGGTGTTCGTGTTCCTGCGCACGCTGCGCGCCTCCATCATCCCGCTGGTGACGATCCCGGTGAGCCTGATCGGCGCGTTCGCGCTGATGTCGGCGGCCGGCTTCACGATCAACACGCTGACGCTGCTGGCGCTGGTGCTGGCGATCGGCCTGGTGGTCGACGACGCCATCGTGGTGCTGGAGAACATCTACCGCCACATCGAGGAGGGCATGACGCCGTTCGCGGCGGCCATCCGCGGGGCCAAGGAGATCGGCTTCGCCGTGGTGGCGATGACGCTGACCCTGGTGGCGGTGTACGCGCCGCTGGCGTTCACCCCGGGGCGCACCGGCCGACTGTTCGTCGAGTTCGCGCTGACCCTGGCCGGTGCCGTGCTGGTGTCGGGCTTCGTCGCGCTGACCCTGTCGCCGATGCTGTGCTCCAAGCTGCTGCGCCACACCGCGAACCCGACCCGCTTCGACCGCTTCATGGAGCGCGGCCTGGACAAGGTGGTCGAGCTCTATGCGGGGGCGCTGGGCTGGACGCTGCAGCGCCGCTGGCTGGTGGTCGCCGTGATGCTGGCCTGCGGGGCGGGCAGCTGGGTGCTGTTCAAGAACATGCGCAGCGAGCTGGCGCCGATGGAGGACCGCGGCACCGTGCTCGTGAACGTGCGCGCCCCGGACGGCTCGACGCTCGGCTACACCGAGAAGTACATGCAGGAGATCGAGCGCATCGGCATGCAGTACCCGGAATTCGACCGGGTGTTCATCGTCGCCGGCAACCCGACCGTCACGCAGGGCGTGTCGTTCCTGCGCACGGTGGACTGGAGCGAGCGCAAGCGCACGACGATGGAGCTGGCGCAGGACCTGCAGCCGAAGATGGCCGCGCTGCCGGGCATCAATGCCTTCCCGGTGACGCCGCCGTCGCTGGGGCAGGGCATGCGCGAGCGCTCGGTCAACTTCGTGATCATGACCTCGGACAGCTACGCCAACCTGTCCCAGGTGGCGCAGCGCTTCGTCGACGAGATGAAGCGCCATGGCGGCTTCGTGCAGCCCGACACCGACCTGGAGCTGAACAAGCCCGAGATCTACATCGACGTCGACCGCGAGCGCGCCGCCGATGCCGGCGTGGCGGTCGAGCAGGTGGCGCGCACCATCGAGACCATGCTGGGCGGGCGCAAGGTCACGCGCTACAAGCGCGACGCCGAGCAGTACGACGTGATCGTGCAGACCGAGGCGAGCGGCCGCAGCCGGCCGGACGACATCGAGCGGCTGTTCGTGCGCGGGCGCGACAACCGCATGATCCCGCTGTCGTCGCTGGTGCGGGTGCGCGAGGCCGTCTCGCCGCGCGAGCTGAACCACTTCAACCAGCGCCGTTCCGTCTCGATCACGGCCAACCTGGCGCCGGGGTTCTCGCTGGGCGAGGCACTCGACTTCCTCGACGCCAAGGCGAACGAGCTGCTGCCGCAGGGCTACAGCACCGAGCTCAACGGTGTCTCGCGCGAGTTCCGCTCCTCCAGCGGCGCGCTGGGGCTGGTGTTCGTGCTGGCGCTGCTGTTCATCTTCCTGGTGCTGTCGGCGCAGTTCGAGAGCTTCGTCGATCCGTTCGTGATCATGCTGTCGGTGCCGATGTCGATGCTCGGCGCCTTGGTGGCGCTCAAGCTCACCGGCGGCACGTTGAACGTCTACTCGCAGATCGGCCTGATCACGCTGGTGGGCCTGATCACCAAGCACGGCATCCTGATCGTCGAGTTCGCCAACCAGCAGCGGCAGAAGGGCGAGGCGGTGCTGGAGGCGGTCAAGCATGCCGCGGCGCTGCGCCTGCGCCCGATCATGATGACCACCGGCGCGATGGTGCTGGGCGCGCTGCCGCTGGCGCTGGCCCACGGCGCGGGCGCGGAGAGCCGTCAGCAGATCGGCTGGGTGATCGTCGGCGGCATGACGCTGGGCACGCTGCTGACCATCTTCGTCGTGCCGACGATGTACACGCTGTTCGCGCGGCAGGCCACCCCGGGCCCGATCACCACGCCGGTCCCGCCGGCCGAGGTGGACGCCTCGGTCTGA
- a CDS encoding efflux RND transporter periplasmic adaptor subunit encodes MKKLHATVAVVGIAIASLAAYWYQHRASPATQAASQADAGGGRQATDGPVTVEVGKVEQATLTDAAQAVGTIRSRQGIVVRPEVAGRVEALGFKDGQRVRKGQLLVQLDDRLVRAQVRQAQAEVSIARANHERNRELLAQNFVSQAAVDQSAATLQVAEAQLALAQAQLERMRIVAPFDGTAGIRQVNVGDFVAAGTDIVNLEDISRVYVDFRLPERYLPQLQVGQTVLVALDALPQRRFQGRVEAMDPLVDASGRSVLVRASIDNAEGVLRPGMFARVDTVLGTRAEALMVPEEAVLPDAGRQYVIKVVPGQDAQGQPAQVAQRSEVETGVRRQGKVEILKGVQAGDVVVTAGHQRVQRDGVPLRIIELGDPGGTPAASQPGVSAPVGSAVEARVAAGQPTPTRAR; translated from the coding sequence ATGAAGAAGTTGCACGCCACCGTTGCCGTCGTTGGTATCGCCATCGCCAGCCTTGCTGCCTACTGGTATCAGCACCGCGCCAGTCCCGCCACGCAGGCCGCCTCACAGGCGGACGCGGGCGGCGGCCGCCAGGCGACCGACGGGCCGGTGACCGTGGAGGTGGGCAAGGTCGAGCAGGCCACCCTGACCGACGCGGCGCAGGCCGTCGGGACGATCCGCTCGCGCCAGGGCATCGTCGTGCGGCCCGAGGTGGCCGGCCGGGTCGAGGCGCTCGGCTTCAAGGACGGGCAGCGGGTGCGCAAGGGCCAGCTGCTGGTGCAGCTGGACGACCGCCTGGTGCGGGCGCAGGTGCGGCAGGCGCAGGCCGAGGTCAGCATCGCGCGCGCCAACCATGAGCGCAACCGGGAGCTGCTGGCGCAGAACTTCGTCAGCCAGGCGGCGGTGGACCAGTCCGCCGCGACGCTGCAGGTCGCCGAGGCCCAGCTCGCGCTGGCCCAGGCCCAGCTGGAGCGCATGCGCATCGTCGCGCCGTTCGACGGCACCGCCGGCATCCGGCAGGTCAACGTGGGCGACTTCGTCGCCGCCGGCACCGACATCGTCAACCTCGAGGACATCAGCCGGGTCTACGTCGACTTCCGCCTGCCCGAGCGCTACCTGCCGCAGCTGCAGGTGGGCCAGACCGTGCTGGTGGCGCTGGACGCGCTGCCGCAGCGGCGCTTCCAGGGCCGCGTCGAGGCGATGGATCCGCTGGTGGATGCTTCCGGCCGCTCCGTGCTGGTGCGCGCGTCGATCGACAACGCCGAGGGCGTGCTGCGCCCGGGCATGTTCGCGCGGGTGGACACCGTGCTGGGCACCCGTGCCGAGGCGCTGATGGTGCCCGAGGAGGCCGTGCTGCCGGACGCCGGGCGCCAGTACGTGATCAAGGTGGTGCCGGGCCAGGACGCGCAGGGCCAGCCGGCGCAGGTGGCGCAGCGCAGCGAGGTGGAAACCGGCGTGCGGCGCCAGGGCAAGGTCGAGATCCTCAAGGGGGTGCAGGCCGGTGACGTCGTCGTGACCGCGGGCCACCAGCGGGTGCAGCGCGACGGCGTGCCGCTGCGCATCATCGAGCTGGGCGACCCGGGCGGCACGCCCGCCGCCTCGCAGCCGGGCGTCTCGGCCCCCGTGGGCAGCGCCGTCGAAGCCCGCGTGGCGGCCGGCCAGCCGACGCCCACGCGGGCGCGCTGA
- the rnhA gene encoding ribonuclease HI yields MATGISRPQVVIYTDGACKGNPGPGGWGAWLRSGSHEKELFGGEPATTNNRMELMAVIEALASLKRSCDVHIYTDSEYVRKGITEWIHGWKTRGWKTADRKPVKNAELWQRLDALASLHQVSWHWVKGHAGDPGNERADALANRGVASVA; encoded by the coding sequence ATGGCCACAGGCATTTCGCGTCCCCAGGTGGTGATCTATACCGACGGCGCCTGCAAGGGCAATCCCGGCCCGGGCGGCTGGGGCGCCTGGTTGCGCTCCGGTTCCCACGAGAAGGAACTTTTCGGCGGCGAACCGGCGACGACCAACAATCGCATGGAACTGATGGCCGTCATCGAGGCTCTAGCCAGTCTGAAGCGCAGCTGCGACGTCCACATCTACACGGACAGCGAGTACGTCCGCAAAGGCATCACCGAGTGGATCCACGGCTGGAAAACCCGGGGCTGGAAGACGGCCGACCGCAAACCGGTGAAAAATGCGGAACTCTGGCAGCGGCTCGATGCGCTGGCATCCCTGCATCAGGTCAGCTGGCACTGGGTGAAAGGCCATGCCGGTGATCCGGGCAACGAGCGTGCGGATGCGCTGGCCAACCGGGGGGTGGCCAGCGTGGCCTGA